The Microbulbifer hydrolyticus genome has a segment encoding these proteins:
- a CDS encoding lysophospholipid acyltransferase family protein codes for MDIKGQLSAGALKLIGSLPLSWSRRLGKLAGYGVVSTSGDALRISRINLARCYPEMSAKERESLARTSVLNTVTTGFEMATLWRKPWSHAEDQITRVRNQQLLTGGVDEGRGVLVLAPHIGNWEIFGQYLATVGPTTSLYAPPKIEALDPLIREGREKTGAKLVPTNVRGVRALLKALRDGGIVGVLPDQEPDLSGGDFAPFFGHPTLTMTLAYNLIQRTGCKVVFGFAKRVAGGFELVLLPAEQAIYSDEVKVSLAALNRGVESCIAEAPEQYQWEYKRFRRIPEGKSGIYRK; via the coding sequence TTGGATATCAAAGGGCAATTGTCAGCGGGCGCACTGAAGCTGATCGGCAGCCTGCCACTGAGCTGGTCTCGTCGCCTGGGTAAACTGGCCGGCTACGGTGTGGTCTCTACCAGTGGCGACGCGCTGCGTATCAGTCGTATCAACCTGGCACGCTGTTATCCGGAAATGTCGGCAAAAGAGCGTGAATCACTGGCCCGTACCAGTGTGCTGAACACGGTGACCACCGGCTTTGAAATGGCCACTCTGTGGCGCAAGCCCTGGAGCCACGCCGAAGACCAGATTACACGAGTGCGCAATCAGCAGCTGCTGACCGGCGGCGTGGATGAAGGCCGCGGCGTTCTGGTACTTGCGCCCCATATCGGTAACTGGGAAATCTTCGGCCAGTACCTGGCCACGGTCGGCCCGACCACCAGCCTTTACGCACCCCCGAAGATTGAAGCGCTGGATCCACTGATCCGCGAAGGTCGTGAAAAAACCGGCGCGAAGCTGGTACCGACCAATGTGCGCGGCGTGCGCGCACTGCTCAAGGCGCTGAGGGATGGCGGCATTGTGGGAGTTCTGCCCGACCAGGAACCGGACCTGTCCGGTGGGGATTTTGCCCCGTTCTTCGGACATCCCACCCTGACCATGACGCTCGCGTACAACCTGATCCAGCGCACTGGCTGCAAGGTGGTGTTTGGGTTTGCCAAGCGCGTGGCGGGCGGCTTTGAGCTGGTTTTGCTGCCCGCAGAACAGGCGATCTACAGCGATGAAGTAAAGGTGTCACTGGCGGCACTGAATCGTGGCGTTGAATCCTGCATTGCCGAGGCACCGGAGCAGTATCAGTGGGAGTACAAACGCTTCCGACGGATCCCTGAGGGTAAAAGCGGGATCTACCGCAAATAA
- the glyQ gene encoding glycine--tRNA ligase subunit alpha, which translates to MSEQQTSSSASAQDLSTFQGLIFTLQEYWARQGCVILQPLDMEVGAGTFHPATFLRAIGPETWNAAYVQPCRRPTDGRYGENPNRLQHYYQYQVVMKPSPSNIQDLYLDSLRALGIDPAVHDIRFVEDNWESPTLGAWGLGWEVWLNGMEVTQFTYFQQVGGLECYPVTGEITYGIERIAMYLQGVESIYDLVWTRNADGTPVTYGDVFHQNEVEMSHYNFEHADVEFLFATFDHCERDSQRLIELGLPLPAYEQVMKASHAFNLLDARHAISVTERQRFILRVRTLARAVAQAYFDARKALGFPMADDKVRNEVLAQAEKAEGKGKAKKEKK; encoded by the coding sequence GTGTCCGAGCAACAAACCAGCAGTTCTGCCTCCGCGCAGGACCTGAGCACCTTCCAGGGACTGATTTTTACCCTGCAAGAATACTGGGCGCGCCAAGGGTGCGTCATTCTACAGCCTCTGGATATGGAAGTGGGCGCCGGCACCTTTCATCCTGCAACCTTCCTGCGCGCCATTGGACCGGAAACCTGGAATGCCGCCTACGTGCAGCCTTGCCGCCGCCCTACTGACGGCCGCTACGGTGAAAACCCCAACCGCCTGCAGCATTACTATCAGTACCAGGTGGTAATGAAGCCATCGCCAAGCAATATCCAGGACCTGTACCTGGACAGCCTTCGCGCCCTGGGCATCGACCCGGCGGTACACGATATCCGTTTCGTCGAGGACAACTGGGAGTCCCCTACCCTCGGCGCCTGGGGCCTCGGATGGGAGGTGTGGCTGAACGGGATGGAAGTCACCCAGTTCACCTACTTCCAGCAGGTCGGCGGCCTCGAGTGCTACCCGGTTACCGGTGAGATCACCTACGGTATCGAGCGCATTGCCATGTATCTGCAGGGCGTCGAATCCATCTACGACCTGGTGTGGACACGCAATGCGGACGGCACCCCGGTGACCTATGGCGACGTTTTCCACCAGAACGAAGTGGAAATGTCCCACTACAACTTTGAGCACGCCGACGTCGAATTCCTGTTCGCGACATTTGACCACTGCGAGCGCGACAGCCAGCGCCTGATCGAACTGGGTCTGCCACTGCCGGCCTACGAACAGGTGATGAAAGCCTCCCACGCCTTCAACCTGTTGGACGCGCGCCACGCGATTTCCGTCACCGAGCGCCAGCGTTTCATCCTGCGCGTACGCACCCTCGCCCGTGCCGTGGCACAGGCGTATTTTGACGCGCGCAAGGCACTTGGCTTCCCGATGGCCGACGACAAGGTCCGCAACGAGGTGCTTGCCCAGGCTGAAAAAGCCGAAGGCAAGGGCAAAGCGAAGAAGGAGAAGAAGTAA
- the glyS gene encoding glycine--tRNA ligase subunit beta, with protein MAQDFLVELGTEELPPKALHTLMQAFADGIEQGLKEAELEFGAVKAYASPRRLAVIVADLAEQQKDKQVEKHGPAVAAAFDKDGNPTKAAQGFARGAGVSVDELSRVQTDKGERLAFISEQKGEATKNLLGDIVSTSLAKLPIPKRMRWGARKEEFVRPVHWLLMLLGNDVVDAEVLGLKSGNTTRGHRFHCNRELTVASANDYVQKVRDPGYVVVDFAERREIIREQVQAEANNVNGEAVIDDDLLDEVTALVEWPAALTGRFEKRFLDVPAEALISSMKEHQKYFHVIDDDGKLMPFFITVSNIESTDAKQVIEGNERVIRPRLSDAAFFFDTDKKTSLEARREKLKSIVFQQKLGTVYDKTERMAKLAAAIAEKIGGDAALAQRASQLCKSDLVTEMVFEFADMQGIAGYYYAENDGEPLDVAKAMYEQYMPKFAGDALPVSETGTIVALADRIDTLVGIFGIGQPPSGSRDPFALRRASLGVLRILVEKNIDLDLRELLTLARDSYPRTALAEYDSVVEQTLAYMIERFRARYEDAGIKAEVFLAVSARKLSRPLDIDNRVKAVHSFTQLPEAEALAAANKRVSNILAKLDGPAPSEVDQALLQEDAEKALYLAIRDAEDAVAPLYAEARFEEGLAGLSGLRETVDNFFDSVMVMADDEQLRNNRLALLSQLRALFLEAADISLLAPAK; from the coding sequence ATGGCTCAGGATTTTCTGGTTGAGCTGGGCACTGAAGAACTGCCCCCCAAAGCCCTGCACACCCTGATGCAGGCCTTCGCCGACGGTATCGAACAGGGGCTGAAAGAGGCCGAACTCGAGTTTGGTGCGGTCAAGGCCTACGCCAGTCCGCGCCGCCTTGCGGTCATCGTGGCCGACCTGGCAGAACAGCAGAAGGACAAACAGGTCGAGAAGCACGGCCCCGCAGTGGCCGCCGCGTTTGATAAAGACGGCAACCCGACAAAAGCGGCACAGGGTTTTGCCCGCGGTGCCGGTGTAAGTGTCGATGAATTGTCTCGTGTGCAGACCGACAAGGGCGAGCGTCTTGCATTTATCAGCGAACAGAAAGGTGAAGCCACCAAAAACCTGCTTGGGGATATTGTCTCAACCTCGCTGGCGAAATTGCCGATTCCCAAGCGCATGCGCTGGGGCGCACGCAAGGAAGAGTTCGTACGCCCGGTGCACTGGTTGCTGATGCTGCTCGGCAACGATGTGGTCGATGCCGAGGTCCTCGGCCTGAAATCCGGCAATACCACCCGCGGTCACCGCTTCCACTGCAACCGCGAACTGACCGTCGCATCCGCAAATGACTATGTACAAAAGGTGCGCGACCCGGGATACGTGGTGGTGGACTTTGCCGAGCGCCGCGAGATTATCCGCGAGCAGGTACAGGCAGAAGCCAACAACGTAAATGGTGAGGCGGTTATCGACGATGACCTGCTGGATGAAGTTACCGCACTTGTGGAATGGCCGGCTGCGCTTACCGGTCGCTTTGAAAAGCGTTTTCTGGATGTCCCCGCCGAAGCACTGATCTCCTCCATGAAGGAGCATCAGAAATATTTCCATGTGATCGATGACGACGGCAAGCTGATGCCATTCTTCATCACCGTTTCCAATATCGAAAGCACCGACGCCAAACAGGTGATCGAGGGCAATGAACGGGTGATCCGCCCGCGTCTGTCCGATGCGGCTTTCTTTTTTGACACCGACAAAAAAACCAGCCTCGAAGCGCGTCGGGAAAAACTCAAATCCATCGTGTTCCAGCAGAAGCTGGGCACGGTATACGACAAGACCGAACGCATGGCGAAACTGGCCGCGGCCATCGCCGAAAAGATTGGTGGCGATGCAGCACTGGCACAACGCGCCTCACAACTGTGCAAGTCCGACCTGGTCACCGAAATGGTGTTCGAGTTCGCGGATATGCAGGGTATTGCCGGCTATTACTATGCCGAGAATGACGGCGAACCGCTGGACGTTGCCAAAGCCATGTACGAGCAGTACATGCCGAAGTTTGCCGGCGATGCGTTGCCGGTAAGCGAGACCGGCACCATTGTCGCGCTCGCCGATCGTATCGATACGCTGGTGGGCATTTTCGGTATCGGCCAGCCGCCCAGTGGCTCCCGCGACCCGTTCGCCCTGCGCCGCGCCAGCCTGGGTGTACTGCGGATCCTGGTAGAAAAAAATATCGACCTGGATCTGCGTGAGCTGCTTACCCTCGCCCGCGACAGCTACCCGCGCACCGCACTGGCCGAATACGACAGCGTCGTGGAACAGACACTGGCGTACATGATCGAGCGCTTCCGCGCCCGCTATGAGGATGCTGGTATCAAGGCCGAGGTGTTCCTCGCCGTTTCCGCGCGCAAACTGTCGCGTCCGCTGGATATCGACAATCGTGTGAAAGCGGTACACAGCTTCACTCAGCTGCCAGAAGCGGAAGCCCTGGCCGCCGCAAACAAGCGCGTGTCGAATATTCTCGCCAAGCTGGACGGCCCCGCACCGAGCGAGGTGGATCAGGCCCTGCTGCAGGAGGATGCAGAAAAGGCACTGTACCTGGCGATCCGCGATGCCGAGGACGCGGTTGCCCCCCTGTATGCGGAAGCGCGCTTTGAAGAAGGCCTTGCCGGGCTTTCCGGCCTGCGGGAAACCGTCGACAACTTCTTCGATAGTGTGATGGTCATGGCCGATGATGAGCAATTGCGCAACAACCGCCTGGCACTGCTGTCTCAGCTGCGCGCACTGTTCCTGGAAGCTGCAGATATTTCCCTGTTGGCGCCAGCCAAGTAA
- the gmhB gene encoding D-glycero-beta-D-manno-heptose 1,7-bisphosphate 7-phosphatase, with product MAIIVLDRDGVINQHSDNHIRSADEWQPIADSIEAMAQLSQAGHQLVVATNQSGLAMGLFDLDDLEAMHAKMRALVEDAGGEIAAIFYCPHSDDDNCRCRKPATGLLDAIEAEFDTSLHDCYFVGDRLKDLQCALAKGCKPVLVKTGCGERTLLSLIEHPDPDLITTAVFDDLSAFTKFLLQ from the coding sequence ATGGCCATCATCGTTCTCGACCGCGACGGCGTCATCAATCAGCACTCGGACAACCATATCCGCAGTGCGGACGAATGGCAGCCCATCGCCGATAGTATCGAGGCCATGGCGCAACTCAGCCAGGCGGGCCACCAGCTTGTGGTGGCCACCAACCAGAGCGGCCTCGCCATGGGCCTGTTCGATCTCGACGACCTGGAAGCCATGCATGCGAAAATGCGTGCGCTGGTAGAAGACGCGGGCGGTGAGATCGCCGCAATTTTTTACTGTCCCCACAGTGACGACGACAACTGCCGCTGTCGCAAGCCCGCAACCGGATTGCTCGACGCCATCGAAGCGGAATTCGACACCAGCCTGCACGATTGTTATTTCGTCGGCGACCGATTAAAGGATCTGCAGTGCGCGTTGGCAAAAGGGTGCAAACCAGTTCTGGTGAAGACCGGGTGTGGTGAGCGGACGCTGCTATCGCTGATCGAACACCCGGATCCGGATTTGATCACCACTGCGGTATTCGACGATCTATCCGCATTCACCAAGTTCCTACTGCAGTAA
- a CDS encoding S8 family serine peptidase — protein sequence MASAQSAVPTPVEARKKTYIVQLADKPLIAYEGNIQGLAATKPTRSHKLDFSSSAIKNYRGFLAERRQQALDTVPGARKVHDYQVAFNGFAAQMTAKQAEALRSRKDVLGVWEDQLMKPQTNSTYHYLGLDKAPGPWLLGATGEDVVIGIIDSGIHPEHPSLEDTRTPKRGHFGRQIIYDAVPDGFNGSGCEFGNTEFNPADLPFECNNKLIKAQAFSDGFLSVNTLADYEFLSARDADGHGTHTATTAAGNYGVEGIVNGEATGTLSGVAPRARVAVYKVCWDAPNPDDSGCFSSDSMAAIDQAVADGVDVINFSVGGASTLFNGPDDIAFLFAADAGVFVATSAGNSGPGDETIGTPSGVPWITAVGATEDNQSFGTGLEVTAPSGLAGIFEGLQGSGPVQLSDAGAISADVVSAEPLEACSPLTNASAMEGKIALVIRGACAFSDKYNQVAAAGARAIVVYNDGTAPDRIDPITMSAPDTTIPGIMIRHPDGAALASAAGTSGSLSPEIQVSRDNRIAGFSSRGANAGAPDIIKPDIAAPGVDIIAGISPVGSGDIFGRLSGTSMASPHIAGVFALLKQVHPEWTPAMARSALMTTARQNMKKSFGNEAADPFDIGAGMVQPANAFFPGLVYDAGLLDYFAFLCGAEKQPTLLPASDCEALQGYGFSTDSSDLNLPSIGIAELVGSQTITRRVTSVEKGTRWYWAEVDAPAGIDVEVSPRILRLKDGETATYQVTFTASADAALDEWAFGSLSWSQGFRKVRSPIAVKPVAISVASSVAANGTSGNLEVPLAFGYDGAYAASMNGLAEGLPFPGAVEDGADDLIFFEVPAGTSFSRIALFDADVGAGDGSDDLDLQLLGPDVAGWPLVGSSGTPTSAEQVDMVNPTPGVYAVFVVDYASAPGPTPYTLFNFNLQGDSSNTHVDGPAAATIGTTGVLRLDWSGLNTGTRALGIIQHQRGSEVIGTTEVLVNTR from the coding sequence TTGGCTTCCGCGCAAAGCGCAGTGCCCACGCCAGTAGAAGCACGAAAAAAAACCTATATCGTGCAACTCGCCGACAAACCATTGATTGCCTATGAAGGCAATATCCAGGGCCTGGCAGCGACCAAACCCACACGCAGTCACAAGCTGGATTTTTCCAGCAGCGCCATCAAGAACTACCGCGGCTTCCTCGCCGAACGCCGGCAACAGGCGCTGGATACTGTGCCCGGTGCGCGCAAGGTGCACGACTACCAGGTGGCCTTCAATGGCTTCGCCGCACAGATGACCGCAAAACAGGCCGAAGCATTGCGCAGTCGCAAAGATGTACTGGGAGTCTGGGAGGATCAGCTGATGAAGCCCCAGACCAATTCCACCTACCACTACCTGGGACTGGACAAGGCCCCCGGCCCCTGGCTTCTCGGCGCGACCGGTGAGGATGTGGTGATTGGTATAATAGATTCCGGCATTCACCCGGAGCATCCGAGCCTGGAAGACACCCGCACACCCAAGCGGGGCCATTTCGGCCGGCAGATAATTTACGACGCAGTACCAGACGGGTTTAACGGTAGCGGCTGTGAATTCGGCAACACCGAATTCAATCCCGCCGACCTGCCGTTCGAGTGCAACAACAAACTCATCAAGGCGCAGGCATTTTCCGACGGCTTCCTCTCCGTAAATACCCTCGCCGACTACGAGTTTCTCTCGGCGCGAGACGCAGACGGCCACGGCACCCATACCGCAACCACCGCGGCCGGTAATTATGGTGTCGAGGGCATTGTGAATGGAGAGGCCACCGGCACACTGAGTGGCGTTGCGCCACGCGCACGAGTCGCGGTGTACAAGGTTTGCTGGGATGCTCCCAATCCCGACGACAGTGGCTGTTTCTCGTCGGATTCAATGGCGGCCATCGATCAGGCGGTTGCCGATGGTGTTGACGTCATCAACTTTTCCGTGGGCGGTGCCAGTACCCTGTTCAATGGTCCCGATGATATCGCCTTCCTGTTCGCCGCCGATGCCGGTGTGTTTGTGGCGACCTCGGCGGGCAACTCTGGGCCGGGCGATGAAACCATTGGCACGCCGTCGGGTGTCCCCTGGATCACCGCGGTGGGTGCCACCGAGGACAACCAGAGCTTTGGTACCGGTCTCGAAGTCACTGCACCCTCCGGGCTAGCGGGCATTTTTGAGGGCCTGCAGGGCTCGGGCCCGGTACAGCTTTCCGATGCCGGCGCCATTTCTGCGGATGTGGTCAGTGCCGAACCGTTGGAGGCCTGTTCCCCGCTCACCAATGCGTCGGCCATGGAGGGGAAAATTGCGCTGGTCATTCGCGGCGCCTGCGCCTTTAGCGACAAGTACAACCAGGTGGCGGCCGCCGGCGCTCGCGCGATCGTGGTGTACAACGACGGTACCGCACCGGACCGCATCGACCCGATCACCATGTCCGCTCCGGATACCACCATTCCAGGCATCATGATCCGCCATCCGGACGGCGCCGCGCTGGCGTCGGCAGCAGGTACCAGCGGTAGCCTGAGTCCGGAGATCCAGGTTTCCCGCGACAATCGTATTGCTGGCTTCTCCTCCCGGGGTGCCAACGCGGGTGCGCCGGATATCATCAAGCCGGATATCGCCGCACCCGGGGTCGACATTATCGCCGGGATATCGCCGGTGGGCAGCGGCGATATCTTTGGTCGTCTGAGCGGCACCTCCATGGCCAGCCCGCACATCGCCGGAGTTTTTGCGCTGCTGAAGCAGGTACACCCGGAGTGGACGCCAGCGATGGCGCGCTCCGCGCTGATGACCACCGCACGCCAGAACATGAAGAAGTCCTTCGGCAACGAGGCGGCGGATCCGTTCGATATCGGTGCCGGCATGGTGCAACCGGCAAATGCATTTTTCCCCGGCCTTGTATATGACGCAGGCCTGTTGGACTACTTCGCCTTCCTGTGCGGTGCGGAAAAGCAGCCAACACTGTTGCCGGCATCGGACTGTGAAGCACTGCAGGGCTACGGATTTTCCACTGACTCGTCCGATCTCAACCTTCCTTCCATTGGTATTGCCGAACTCGTCGGTAGCCAGACCATTACCCGTCGAGTGACCAGTGTCGAGAAAGGTACCCGCTGGTACTGGGCTGAAGTGGATGCGCCTGCGGGCATCGACGTAGAGGTTTCACCCCGTATCCTCCGCTTGAAAGATGGTGAAACCGCAACCTACCAGGTGACCTTCACGGCCAGTGCCGACGCCGCGCTCGATGAGTGGGCTTTTGGCTCTCTAAGCTGGTCCCAGGGTTTCCGCAAGGTGCGCAGCCCTATCGCGGTGAAGCCCGTCGCGATTTCTGTCGCATCATCGGTCGCGGCCAATGGCACCAGTGGCAACCTCGAGGTTCCGCTCGCGTTCGGTTATGACGGAGCTTATGCCGCCTCCATGAATGGCCTGGCCGAGGGCTTGCCATTCCCCGGTGCGGTGGAAGATGGGGCAGATGACCTGATATTTTTCGAAGTGCCGGCGGGAACCAGCTTCAGCCGGATCGCGCTGTTCGATGCGGATGTAGGCGCGGGCGATGGATCCGATGACCTCGACCTGCAACTGCTTGGACCCGATGTTGCGGGTTGGCCCTTGGTGGGCTCCAGCGGCACACCCACTTCCGCAGAGCAGGTCGATATGGTGAATCCGACACCCGGCGTCTACGCCGTCTTCGTGGTCGACTATGCTTCTGCGCCGGGGCCCACACCCTACACCCTGTTCAATTTCAATTTGCAGGGTGACAGCAGCAATACACATGTGGATGGACCCGCCGCCGCAACCATCGGCACAACCGGGGTGCTCCGGCTCGATTGGTCCGGACTGAACACAGGTACCCGCGCACTTGGCATTATTCAGCACCAGCGAGGCAGTGAGGTTATTGGCACCACCGAAGTCCTGGTCAATACGCGCTGA
- a CDS encoding class I SAM-dependent rRNA methyltransferase produces the protein MQQLILNPRAERRLKLGHLWIYSNEVDTGRSPLKGIEPGSQCEILDSKGKSLGHALVNPNQLICARLVSRKGPFTGKLLKRRLESALALRGRYFAHPSYRMVYGDSDGLPGLVVDRFGDYLVVQISSWGMENLVGEIVDALVALVQPAGILLRNDHQGRKVEELPELCEVAHGEVPKMVPFEENGVPLLAPVYDGQKTGWFYDHRDNRARLNQWVKGQRVLDLFSYAGGWGVQALAHGASEVTCVDASGQALDWCEENAALNNRKEDLITVQGKAVDAMKELIAEGQRYDAIVLDPPAFIKRRKDQKSGEAAYRHINELALRLLEKNGLLVSASCSMHLESDTLLEILRGAGRHLDKSISIIGSGGQGADHPIHPAIAETRYLKAHFVHLSGPGSI, from the coding sequence GTGCAACAACTTATTTTAAACCCCCGTGCCGAACGTCGCCTGAAGCTCGGGCACCTGTGGATTTACAGCAACGAGGTGGATACTGGCCGCAGCCCATTGAAGGGGATTGAGCCCGGGAGCCAGTGCGAGATTCTCGACAGCAAGGGTAAAAGCCTGGGCCACGCACTGGTGAATCCGAACCAGCTTATCTGTGCACGGCTGGTTTCACGCAAGGGCCCCTTTACCGGCAAACTGCTCAAGCGTCGGCTGGAGTCCGCACTTGCACTGCGTGGACGCTACTTCGCTCACCCCAGTTATCGCATGGTTTACGGGGACTCCGACGGTCTGCCCGGGCTGGTGGTAGACCGATTTGGCGATTACCTGGTGGTGCAAATCAGCAGCTGGGGTATGGAAAACCTGGTTGGGGAAATTGTTGATGCGCTGGTTGCGCTGGTACAGCCTGCGGGAATTTTACTGCGCAACGATCACCAGGGACGCAAGGTCGAGGAGCTGCCGGAACTGTGCGAGGTGGCCCATGGTGAGGTGCCGAAGATGGTGCCGTTTGAAGAAAATGGCGTGCCGTTACTGGCACCCGTTTACGACGGCCAGAAAACCGGCTGGTTCTACGATCATCGCGATAATCGCGCGCGCCTGAATCAGTGGGTAAAAGGCCAGCGCGTACTGGACCTGTTTTCCTATGCGGGCGGCTGGGGTGTGCAAGCACTTGCTCACGGCGCGTCAGAAGTTACGTGTGTCGATGCTTCAGGACAGGCACTCGACTGGTGCGAAGAGAACGCGGCGCTAAACAATCGCAAGGAGGACCTGATTACGGTTCAGGGCAAAGCGGTGGACGCGATGAAAGAGCTGATCGCCGAGGGCCAGCGCTACGATGCGATCGTGCTGGACCCGCCCGCTTTTATCAAACGCCGCAAGGACCAGAAGTCCGGCGAGGCGGCCTATCGGCATATCAACGAACTGGCTCTGCGCCTGCTCGAAAAGAACGGCCTTCTGGTCAGCGCGTCCTGCTCGATGCACCTGGAGTCAGACACCTTGCTGGAAATACTGCGGGGCGCGGGACGCCATCTGGATAAATCCATCAGCATTATCGGCAGCGGTGGTCAGGGCGCCGATCATCCAATTCACCCGGCGATTGCCGAGACCCGCTACCTGAAGGCGCACTTCGTGCACCTGTCCGGTCCCGGCAGTATCTAA
- a CDS encoding DUF1330 domain-containing protein, with product MTQADTSSNGYLEPTKKSAEALEKRKLEGEVVMLNLLKFRDVADYSEHPQLAPDDIVSGARAYKKYMAHSGPILARRGGEVIFLGEAGQYLVGPDEESWDLAMLVRYPSQQVFAEFTQDPEYLAGFGHRIAALEDSRLLPMSPKKFR from the coding sequence ATGACACAAGCAGACACATCTTCCAACGGATACCTGGAGCCCACGAAAAAATCGGCCGAGGCACTGGAGAAACGCAAGCTTGAAGGGGAGGTCGTCATGCTGAACCTGCTCAAGTTTCGCGACGTTGCCGATTACAGTGAGCATCCACAGCTCGCGCCGGATGACATCGTTTCGGGTGCGCGAGCCTACAAAAAATATATGGCCCACTCGGGCCCAATTCTTGCCCGTCGCGGTGGCGAAGTCATCTTTCTCGGAGAAGCCGGCCAGTACCTGGTTGGCCCAGACGAGGAGTCGTGGGATCTCGCCATGCTGGTGCGCTACCCATCACAGCAGGTGTTTGCAGAATTTACCCAGGACCCGGAATATCTCGCTGGTTTTGGACACCGGATCGCTGCGCTCGAGGACTCACGCTTGCTGCCCATGAGCCCCAAAAAGTTCCGCTAG